A single window of Selenomonas sputigena DNA harbors:
- a CDS encoding NAD-dependent epimerase/dehydratase family protein: MKKRILLTGVTGFVGRHLAQRMIEAGWEVAAIVRPSSDLEALSAAVRGRVDFHVYVGGTLTDIVCEAEPTVVCHLASLYLAAHESADIPALVASNILFGTELLEAMAKNDVRRFVFAGTSWQHYQGMQYSPVNLYAATKEAFEVMLRYYEETAGLHAVGLKLFDTYGEGDTRRKILALLEEAAKTGEELALSPGEQKLDLVHVDDVAEAFRLAAEYLAADRADICGEYAVSAGTALSLREIAARLEKLLGKKIPARWGARPYRSREVMEPWSTGRLLPGWQRRHKEIM, translated from the coding sequence ATGAAGAAGCGCATCCTCTTGACGGGCGTCACAGGCTTTGTCGGCAGGCATCTCGCGCAGCGCATGATCGAGGCGGGCTGGGAGGTCGCTGCCATCGTGCGCCCGTCGTCGGATTTGGAGGCGCTTTCCGCTGCGGTGCGCGGGCGTGTCGATTTCCATGTGTACGTGGGCGGCACGCTCACGGATATCGTGTGCGAAGCGGAGCCGACGGTCGTCTGCCATCTCGCTTCGCTCTACCTTGCCGCGCATGAGAGTGCGGACATTCCGGCGCTCGTCGCGAGCAACATCCTCTTCGGCACGGAGCTGCTGGAAGCGATGGCGAAGAACGATGTGCGCCGCTTCGTCTTTGCGGGCACGAGCTGGCAGCACTATCAAGGGATGCAATATTCGCCCGTCAACCTCTATGCGGCGACGAAGGAAGCATTCGAGGTCATGCTGCGCTACTACGAGGAGACGGCGGGGCTTCATGCCGTCGGTTTGAAGCTCTTCGATACCTATGGCGAGGGCGATACGCGGCGCAAGATTCTCGCGCTCTTAGAGGAGGCGGCAAAGACGGGCGAAGAGCTCGCTCTTTCGCCCGGCGAGCAGAAGCTCGATCTCGTCCATGTCGATGACGTCGCCGAAGCTTTTCGGCTCGCGGCAGAGTATCTTGCAGCGGACAGAGCGGACATCTGCGGCGAGTACGCCGTAAGTGCAGGGACGGCGCTATCGCTTCGGGAAATCGCCGCGCGTCTGGAAAAGCTGCTCGGCAAGAAGATTCCCGCACGCTGGGGCGCACGGCCTTACCGCAGCCGCGAGGT
- a CDS encoding glycosyltransferase family 4 protein: MREILHITTHMGGGVGKVLSGLLAAFAAEGGDRHELLLLEEPEKRNFFDLLAEVGVAAHVEQDAAKIAEAMARADIVQLEWWHHPRMVRFLLELSPVPARLVLWAHVSGAFYPWLPPAFLRVPQRFVFTSAYSYENPFWDAAQRTWAKEHAAMVNSVGDFSAEEPRHEAHTGFSVGYVGTLSYAKLHPDFVRFCARVKDICGVFFRLVGDAQNEARIRRDAAPFGLAEQLSFAGYVTDVAAELRRMDVFAYLLNPQHFGTTENVLLEAMNAGLAVVALDQCAEKHLVRHGETGLLVRTPEEFEQALRRLYAHPEERARLGRNARRYIEENFSVGRTAAHLNAIYDAVMKMEKTMCDFTGMGKDPHEVFLNFLPPPLHEGFAQGSVPKELPEILLGESKSSVRHFARIFPEDEMLCGWAREIVQRKGGGAR, encoded by the coding sequence ATGCGCGAGATACTTCATATCACGACGCACATGGGCGGCGGTGTCGGCAAGGTGCTTTCGGGGCTTCTTGCCGCCTTTGCTGCCGAGGGCGGGGATCGCCACGAGCTTCTGCTGCTCGAAGAGCCGGAGAAGCGCAATTTCTTCGATCTTCTTGCCGAGGTGGGCGTCGCCGCACACGTCGAGCAGGATGCGGCGAAGATCGCCGAGGCGATGGCGCGCGCGGACATCGTGCAGTTGGAGTGGTGGCATCACCCGCGCATGGTGCGCTTCTTGCTGGAGCTTTCGCCCGTGCCCGCGCGGCTCGTCCTCTGGGCGCACGTTTCGGGCGCGTTCTATCCTTGGCTGCCGCCCGCATTCCTGCGCGTGCCGCAGCGCTTCGTATTCACGTCGGCATATTCGTATGAGAATCCTTTCTGGGACGCGGCGCAGCGCACTTGGGCGAAGGAGCACGCCGCGATGGTCAACAGCGTCGGCGACTTCTCGGCAGAGGAGCCGCGTCATGAGGCGCACACGGGATTTTCTGTCGGCTACGTCGGCACGCTTTCCTATGCGAAGCTGCATCCCGATTTTGTGCGCTTCTGTGCGCGTGTCAAGGACATATGCGGCGTTTTTTTTCGTCTGGTCGGCGATGCGCAGAACGAGGCGCGGATTCGCCGCGATGCGGCGCCTTTCGGTCTTGCCGAGCAGCTTTCCTTTGCGGGCTATGTGACGGATGTGGCGGCGGAACTGCGCCGTATGGATGTCTTCGCCTATCTGCTCAATCCGCAGCATTTCGGCACGACGGAGAATGTGTTGCTTGAGGCGATGAATGCGGGTCTTGCTGTCGTCGCGCTCGACCAATGTGCGGAAAAACATCTCGTGCGTCACGGCGAAACGGGACTCTTGGTGCGCACGCCTGAGGAATTCGAGCAGGCTCTGCGCCGTCTCTATGCGCATCCTGAGGAGCGTGCGCGGCTCGGGCGAAATGCGCGGCGCTATATCGAGGAGAATTTTTCCGTAGGGCGCACGGCGGCGCATTTGAACGCCATCTACGATGCGGTCATGAAAATGGAGAAGACGATGTGCGATTTCACCGGCATGGGAAAAGACCCGCATGAGGTATTTTTGAACTTCCTGCCGCCGCCGCTTCACGAAGGTTTTGCGCAGGGGAGCGTGCCGAAGGAGCTGCCGGAAATCCTCTTGGGCGAGAGCAAGAGTTCCGTGCGCCATTTCGCGCGGATCTTCCCCGAGGACGAGATGCTTTGTGGCTGGGCGCGTGAAATCGTGCAGAGAAAGGGGGGCGGTGCGCGATGA
- the rfbC gene encoding dTDP-4-dehydrorhamnose 3,5-epimerase: MTEAAGIFTREETRLAGCYVLRTKVREDMRGSFTKVYHEGAFRELGLTTEFREEYFSVSKRNVLRGLHFQLPPADHEKLVWCMSGKVLDVVLDLRRASSTYGAHQSFMLSGGSGEMIYIPRGMAHGFLTLSDEAVMMYKVTSVYAPACDAGIRWDTAGIDWGVSSPLLSERDQGFVSLADFSSPF, from the coding sequence GTGACGGAGGCAGCAGGGATTTTCACGCGTGAGGAAACGCGGCTTGCAGGCTGCTATGTCCTGCGCACGAAGGTGCGCGAGGATATGCGCGGCTCTTTCACGAAGGTGTACCATGAGGGCGCTTTTCGCGAGTTGGGATTGACGACGGAGTTTCGAGAGGAATACTTCTCCGTTTCCAAGAGGAATGTGCTGCGCGGTCTCCACTTCCAATTGCCGCCCGCCGACCACGAGAAGCTCGTCTGGTGCATGAGCGGCAAGGTGCTTGATGTCGTGCTCGACTTGCGCCGCGCGTCCTCGACGTATGGCGCGCATCAGAGCTTCATGCTGTCCGGAGGTTCGGGCGAGATGATTTATATCCCGCGCGGCATGGCGCACGGATTTTTGACTTTGAGCGATGAAGCCGTCATGATGTACAAGGTGACGAGCGTCTATGCACCCGCGTGTGATGCGGGCATACGCTGGGATACGGCGGGTATCGACTGGGGCGTTTCCTCGCCGCTTCTGTCGGAGCGCGATCAGGGGTTCGTTTCTTTGGCAGATTTTTCGAGTCCGTTTTGA
- a CDS encoding HD domain-containing protein — protein sequence MTGQRKLTAAIAREYLREAHRRAPKLWIRHSYYVGLAAGKIAARVPAMDGDLACAYGFLHDIGRRFGEMRINHIFCGWRYLLAEGYEEAARICLTHSFPVQDARSVTGVWDSTEEDIAFLREYLPSITYTDYDRLIQLADVLGDASGIVVLEKRLVDIIRRYGLDAANVPSRWAALFAIKEDFEQRMGMTIEEVLELRPCSFEQAFSEEDWT from the coding sequence ATGACGGGACAGCGGAAGTTGACGGCGGCAATCGCCCGAGAGTATCTGCGTGAGGCGCATAGGCGCGCGCCGAAGCTGTGGATTCGTCACTCGTACTATGTCGGGCTGGCGGCGGGGAAGATTGCGGCGCGTGTGCCGGCGATGGACGGCGATCTTGCATGTGCCTATGGTTTTTTGCACGACATCGGGCGGCGCTTCGGTGAGATGCGCATCAATCACATTTTCTGCGGCTGGCGCTACCTTTTGGCAGAAGGCTACGAGGAGGCGGCGCGCATCTGCCTCACACATTCCTTTCCCGTGCAGGATGCGCGTTCGGTCACGGGCGTTTGGGACAGCACGGAGGAGGATATCGCTTTCTTGCGAGAGTACCTTCCAAGCATCACCTACACGGATTACGATCGCCTGATTCAGCTTGCTGACGTCTTGGGCGACGCTTCGGGCATCGTCGTCCTGGAGAAGCGGCTCGTCGATATCATCCGCCGCTACGGACTTGATGCGGCGAACGTCCCCTCACGATGGGCGGCGCTCTTTGCGATCAAGGAGGATTTCGAGCAGCGCATGGGCATGACGATCGAGGAGGTCTTGGAGCTGCGTCCGTGCAGCTTCGAGCAGGCGTTTTCAGAGGAGGATTGGACGTGA
- a CDS encoding FkbM family methyltransferase, producing MEKFAAGEWSELFAAPYVIWGTGRVAQAFYRTYCAPEGKKPIFWVDSNAAKHGSRIAGIEVAAPETFYQRSEDMYAKGGRLSVVIGATGIFLLEILSLLEHRMVKATVYSAVQLDAACYFSAEHARIEKIAQKFSDEKSRHIYRSLIANMKSGRPVDFSLYEPNQYFGNDVIGELAQGEVFVDAGVCHGEEIDRAIHGGGIFVHGFEPDAENYAYLLKKYEGRDDVRIHPCALWDKDERLVFQSNAATPSASRLAGADAHEKAAGIAARPLDDVLQGAACTLLKMDIEGAEYNALLGAAKTIEQHRPKLAVCVYHSLEDYVRIPELLMERYPFYRFFLRQHSATSGETVLYAL from the coding sequence ATGGAAAAGTTTGCAGCGGGCGAATGGTCGGAGCTTTTTGCCGCGCCATACGTCATCTGGGGTACGGGGCGTGTGGCGCAGGCGTTTTATCGGACGTACTGTGCGCCCGAGGGCAAGAAGCCGATCTTCTGGGTGGACAGCAACGCGGCGAAGCACGGCAGCCGTATCGCAGGCATCGAGGTCGCCGCGCCCGAGACGTTCTATCAACGGAGTGAGGATATGTACGCCAAGGGCGGGCGGCTGTCCGTCGTCATCGGCGCGACGGGCATCTTCCTGCTCGAAATCCTTTCTTTGCTGGAGCACAGAATGGTCAAGGCGACGGTCTATTCCGCCGTACAGCTTGACGCTGCGTGCTATTTTTCTGCGGAACACGCCCGAATCGAGAAGATCGCGCAGAAGTTCTCTGACGAGAAGTCACGTCATATTTATCGCTCGCTTATCGCGAACATGAAGAGCGGCAGGCCTGTAGATTTTTCGCTCTATGAGCCGAACCAATACTTCGGCAACGATGTTATCGGTGAACTTGCGCAAGGGGAGGTCTTTGTCGATGCGGGCGTGTGTCATGGCGAGGAAATCGACCGTGCAATCCACGGGGGGGGCATATTTGTCCACGGGTTTGAGCCGGATGCGGAGAACTATGCGTATCTATTAAAGAAATACGAGGGCAGGGACGATGTGCGCATTCATCCGTGTGCGTTATGGGATAAGGATGAGCGGCTCGTATTTCAAAGCAACGCCGCGACGCCGTCGGCTTCGCGACTGGCGGGCGCGGATGCACACGAAAAGGCGGCGGGCATCGCGGCGCGTCCGCTCGACGATGTGCTGCAGGGCGCAGCGTGCACGCTTCTCAAGATGGATATTGAGGGGGCGGAGTACAACGCGCTTCTCGGCGCGGCAAAGACGATCGAGCAGCATCGCCCGAAGCTTGCGGTCTGCGTCTATCACAGCTTGGAGGACTATGTGCGCATCCCGGAGCTGCTCATGGAGCGCTATCCGTTCTACCGTTTCTTCCTGCGTCAGCACAGCGCGACGAGCGGTGAAACGGTGCTTTATGCATTATGA
- a CDS encoding B12-binding domain-containing radical SAM protein has translation MNYLLVMPRFVDTIGEWYHFPLGIPYVSSSMKQSGLRVFTLNMNSREGVTREIIAEEIRAHSIDVVLTGGLSFQYPAIREILQAAKDVDSRIVTVAGGGIITSAPAAGMEVLEFADYGIVGEGEETTPALCHALERGEDVMAVEGIVYRDDGVWMRTKARKEVADLDAIPFPDYEGFDFSKIAAMVPSLLGMNEDHAITMTTSRSCPFQCTFCFHTSGSHYRKRSLDNFFEELDLLVEKYRIKYIFVSDELFAINMQRVVEFCARIKPYNIRWWAQFRVCDVTEEMVRILKDSNCVTMGFGLESADDGILRSMNKKIRFEQTEKALALAYQYGLTIQGGFIFGDVEETIETAKRTLDWWKAHTEYGITLNFITTYPGTPLYKTALARGIIKDEVKFIRDGCPVVNLSKMSKEELDWLAGEVMRLPQRAFLPPEDIHDVYVDYAHRALSFTGKCTECSEENRWENVRFFTRNVLTCKKCGKKHKLPILPEVVRYITSSVEILREECGKIAFWGINDYFATMIPDLPFVGATGVFLIDNSKIKQGSEVDGHLIHSPEILDAEKIDTVVVPVVSLMSTIEKQIHQAFPRVKNVINILDLVKPTDEKCVG, from the coding sequence ATGAATTATTTGTTGGTCATGCCGCGTTTTGTCGATACGATCGGCGAGTGGTATCATTTCCCTTTGGGAATCCCCTACGTTTCATCAAGTATGAAGCAGTCGGGGCTTCGCGTATTTACGCTGAACATGAACAGCCGCGAGGGTGTGACGCGCGAGATCATAGCGGAAGAGATCCGAGCACACTCGATCGATGTCGTTCTGACGGGCGGGCTGTCTTTTCAATATCCAGCGATTCGCGAGATCTTGCAGGCGGCGAAGGATGTCGATTCGCGCATCGTTACGGTCGCAGGCGGCGGCATCATCACGAGTGCGCCTGCGGCGGGCATGGAGGTCTTGGAGTTTGCGGACTACGGCATCGTCGGCGAGGGCGAGGAGACGACGCCGGCGCTTTGTCATGCCTTGGAGCGCGGCGAAGATGTGATGGCAGTCGAGGGCATCGTTTACCGTGACGACGGCGTCTGGATGCGCACGAAGGCGCGCAAAGAGGTCGCCGATCTCGATGCGATTCCCTTCCCCGACTACGAGGGATTCGACTTTTCGAAGATCGCCGCGATGGTGCCGAGTCTCCTCGGCATGAACGAGGATCATGCGATCACGATGACGACGAGCCGCTCGTGCCCGTTCCAGTGCACGTTCTGCTTCCATACGAGCGGCAGTCACTACCGCAAGCGTTCGTTGGACAATTTCTTCGAGGAACTAGACCTCCTCGTGGAAAAGTATCGTATCAAGTACATTTTTGTGTCGGACGAGCTTTTTGCCATCAACATGCAGCGCGTGGTCGAATTCTGTGCGCGTATTAAGCCGTACAACATTCGCTGGTGGGCGCAGTTCCGCGTATGCGATGTCACGGAGGAGATGGTGCGCATCCTCAAGGACTCGAACTGCGTGACGATGGGCTTCGGTTTGGAGAGTGCAGACGACGGCATTCTGCGCAGCATGAACAAGAAGATCCGTTTCGAGCAGACGGAGAAGGCTCTGGCTCTCGCCTACCAGTACGGGCTGACGATTCAGGGCGGCTTCATCTTCGGCGATGTGGAGGAAACGATCGAGACGGCGAAGCGCACGCTCGATTGGTGGAAGGCACATACGGAATACGGCATCACGCTGAACTTCATCACGACGTATCCGGGAACGCCGCTCTATAAGACGGCGCTCGCACGCGGCATCATCAAGGACGAGGTGAAGTTCATCCGCGACGGCTGCCCTGTCGTGAACCTTTCGAAGATGTCGAAGGAGGAGCTGGACTGGCTTGCAGGCGAGGTCATGCGCCTGCCGCAGCGCGCTTTCCTGCCGCCGGAGGACATTCATGACGTGTATGTTGATTATGCGCACCGCGCTTTGAGCTTCACGGGAAAATGCACGGAATGCAGCGAGGAGAACCGTTGGGAGAACGTGCGATTTTTCACGCGCAACGTCCTGACGTGCAAGAAGTGCGGCAAGAAGCACAAACTGCCGATCTTGCCCGAAGTCGTGCGCTACATCACGTCATCGGTGGAGATTTTGCGCGAGGAATGCGGCAAGATTGCTTTCTGGGGCATCAACGACTACTTTGCCACGATGATCCCCGACCTGCCTTTCGTCGGAGCGACAGGCGTCTTTCTCATTGACAATTCGAAGATCAAGCAGGGCAGCGAGGTCGATGGGCATCTCATCCACAGCCCTGAGATTTTGGATGCGGAGAAGATCGATACGGTCGTCGTGCCTGTCGTTTCTCTGATGTCTACCATCGAGAAGCAGATTCATCAGGCGTTTCCGCGCGTCAAGAACGTCATCAACATTCTTGACCTCGTGAAACCGACGGATGAAAAATGTGTGGGGTGA
- a CDS encoding radical SAM/SPASM domain-containing protein, with the protein MIKKDGVSVHGERRPLADVVPLAMPYALTVFPMRACNFRCFYCRLTQAKSDQEKFSKNVQLPLATFYRLVDQIRAVGKRQLKVLHFVGWGEPLLHPDLPEMIRYAKEKEIAESIDVVTNGSLLHKELSRKLIAAGLDWLRISIQGMDAEKYREVSGVDLDFSAFVAHIREFHEMTKVCGGGTKVYVKILDFALDKEEHFHEVFDPVADLTAVEHLVPLADENTSDVAQLGGEISSARLCSFPFYQCLLNPDGDILPCCVGDNDLAVGNILKEDFPSIWTGRALNDMRCHLLRDERHLYASCRDCRPFRNIMCREDMLDDDAERVLQKFQDL; encoded by the coding sequence GTGATAAAGAAAGACGGTGTTTCGGTTCATGGGGAGCGGCGGCCGCTGGCGGATGTCGTCCCGCTTGCGATGCCCTATGCGCTGACCGTATTTCCGATGCGAGCCTGCAATTTCCGCTGCTTTTACTGTCGTTTGACGCAGGCGAAAAGTGATCAGGAGAAGTTCAGCAAGAACGTGCAGCTTCCGCTCGCTACGTTTTACCGTCTCGTCGATCAGATTCGCGCTGTGGGAAAGCGGCAATTGAAAGTCCTGCATTTCGTGGGGTGGGGAGAGCCGCTTCTGCATCCTGATCTGCCTGAAATGATTCGCTATGCGAAGGAGAAGGAGATCGCGGAAAGCATTGATGTCGTCACGAACGGATCGCTTCTTCATAAAGAATTGTCCCGAAAGCTCATTGCGGCGGGGCTTGATTGGCTGCGCATCAGTATACAGGGGATGGATGCTGAGAAGTATCGGGAAGTTTCCGGCGTGGATCTCGATTTTTCGGCATTCGTCGCACACATACGGGAGTTTCATGAAATGACAAAAGTATGCGGGGGGGGTACAAAGGTGTACGTCAAGATCTTGGACTTCGCTTTGGACAAAGAGGAACATTTTCATGAAGTATTCGATCCTGTCGCTGACTTGACCGCCGTCGAGCATCTCGTTCCGTTAGCGGATGAAAATACGTCGGATGTAGCGCAGTTGGGCGGCGAGATCTCTTCTGCGCGGCTTTGCTCCTTCCCGTTCTATCAATGCCTGTTAAACCCGGATGGCGATATTCTGCCGTGCTGCGTTGGGGACAACGATCTCGCCGTCGGCAATATTCTCAAAGAGGATTTCCCTTCCATTTGGACAGGGCGGGCGCTCAACGATATGCGCTGCCATCTCCTGCGCGATGAGCGGCATCTATATGCGAGCTGCCGTGACTGCCGCCCGTTTCGCAACATCATGTGCAGGGAAGATATGCTCGATGATGATGCAGAGCGAGTGCTGCAAAAATTTCAAGATCTTTGA
- a CDS encoding radical SAM/SPASM domain-containing protein, with product MAMKAQRIDGQTPGGKRQRLADRLPLDTPFSIQVFPVYACNLACAYCIHSVPLEERGFIAAKTVLDMGLYRKFIADLAEFPSPLKMLRFAGTGEPLLHPQIAEMVACAKAAGVAESLDIVTNGLRLTRELSAALVRAGLGRIRISLQGLSDAAYAYTKKRGIFQNLVENIGWLYAHRGDTKIYVKIMDCVLGDGEEAEFLRIFGDIADFIAVEHLIPAVEQIDYEKLAGHALADVTQNGAAVRMAKVCPQPFYMMQFNPDGKMVPCCAMETAAILGDVAKESVRAIWQGERLRAFLEAQLRGEKSAYTTCAKCRQYRYAMFEEDVLDQDAERLLKVFGNRGKNV from the coding sequence ATGGCGATGAAGGCGCAGCGCATCGACGGGCAGACGCCCGGCGGCAAGAGGCAGCGTCTCGCCGACCGACTGCCGCTCGATACGCCGTTTTCCATCCAAGTATTTCCTGTCTATGCGTGCAATCTCGCGTGCGCCTATTGCATCCACTCCGTGCCGTTGGAGGAGCGCGGCTTCATCGCTGCCAAGACCGTGCTTGACATGGGACTTTACCGAAAGTTCATCGCCGATCTTGCCGAGTTTCCCAGCCCGCTCAAAATGCTGCGCTTTGCAGGTACGGGCGAGCCGCTCCTGCATCCTCAGATTGCCGAGATGGTCGCATGTGCGAAGGCGGCGGGCGTCGCCGAATCGCTCGACATTGTGACGAACGGTCTGCGGCTGACGCGTGAGTTGTCTGCGGCGCTCGTCCGTGCGGGACTCGGGCGCATCCGCATTTCTCTGCAGGGTCTTTCGGATGCGGCATACGCTTATACGAAAAAACGGGGCATTTTTCAAAACCTCGTGGAGAATATCGGCTGGCTCTACGCGCATCGCGGCGATACGAAGATCTATGTGAAGATCATGGACTGTGTGCTCGGCGATGGTGAGGAAGCAGAGTTTTTGCGCATCTTCGGCGACATCGCCGACTTCATCGCGGTCGAGCATCTGATCCCCGCCGTCGAGCAGATCGATTACGAAAAGCTCGCGGGTCACGCGCTCGCCGATGTGACACAGAACGGCGCCGCCGTGCGCATGGCAAAGGTTTGCCCGCAGCCATTTTACATGATGCAGTTCAATCCCGACGGCAAGATGGTTCCATGCTGCGCCATGGAAACGGCGGCGATATTGGGCGACGTTGCGAAAGAATCCGTGCGCGCAATCTGGCAGGGCGAACGCTTGCGAGCCTTCCTCGAAGCCCAGCTTCGCGGCGAAAAGTCCGCGTATACGACGTGCGCGAAGTGCAGACAGTACCGCTATGCGATGTTCGAGGAAGATGTGCTCGATCAAGATGCAGAGCGTTTGTTAAAGGTGTTTGGCAATAGGGGGAAGAACGTGTGA
- a CDS encoding radical SAM/SPASM domain-containing protein codes for MASEIKPIYGTERVHLADVVPLAAPYSAFVFPTTYCNFKCAYCGHSLGHAEMKRQYDFKPEHMTMETYEKTIEQLAEFPQKLKMLSLTGQGEPLLNPHIADMVCLAKEKGVAERIEIISNASLLHHALADALIDAGLDTLRVSLQGLSSEKYASICKARVNFEELLENLRYFYAHRGKTKLFLKVMDVALDEGEDEKFYALFSDMTDRMYIEHMLPAYDGVELTQGMEVEYDRYGGKTDGIRKVCPLAFYMLGVFPNGDVEPCDTIYKPVVLGNVHEERILDMWHGEKLREFWRLQLEGRREENRRCAHCCAPNDVAHPEDILDGAAEEILKRLEAWR; via the coding sequence ATGGCGTCTGAAATCAAACCGATCTACGGGACGGAGCGCGTGCATCTCGCGGATGTCGTGCCGCTCGCTGCTCCCTACAGCGCTTTCGTCTTTCCGACGACGTACTGCAACTTCAAGTGCGCCTACTGCGGTCACTCGCTTGGCCATGCCGAGATGAAGCGCCAGTACGACTTCAAGCCCGAGCACATGACGATGGAAACGTATGAGAAGACGATCGAACAGCTCGCGGAGTTTCCGCAGAAGCTCAAGATGCTGTCTCTGACGGGGCAGGGTGAGCCGCTCTTAAATCCCCACATCGCCGATATGGTGTGCCTGGCGAAGGAAAAGGGCGTCGCCGAGCGCATTGAGATCATCTCAAACGCTTCCCTGCTGCACCACGCGCTCGCCGACGCGCTCATCGACGCGGGGCTCGATACCCTGCGCGTGTCGCTGCAGGGGCTTTCTTCGGAGAAGTATGCGTCGATCTGCAAGGCGCGCGTGAACTTTGAGGAGCTGTTGGAGAACCTGCGCTATTTCTACGCGCACCGCGGCAAGACAAAGCTCTTCCTGAAGGTCATGGATGTGGCGCTCGACGAGGGCGAGGACGAGAAGTTCTACGCGCTCTTTTCCGACATGACGGACCGCATGTATATCGAGCACATGCTGCCCGCCTACGACGGTGTGGAGCTGACGCAGGGCATGGAAGTCGAGTACGACCGCTACGGCGGCAAGACGGACGGCATCCGCAAGGTCTGTCCGCTCGCCTTCTATATGCTCGGCGTGTTTCCGAACGGCGACGTCGAGCCGTGCGATACGATATACAAGCCGGTCGTCCTCGGCAATGTGCATGAAGAGCGCATCCTGGATATGTGGCACGGGGAAAAGCTGCGCGAGTTCTGGCGCCTGCAGCTTGAAGGCAGGCGCGAGGAGAACAGGCGCTGCGCGCACTGCTGCGCACCGAATGACGTCGCGCACCCAGAGGATATCTTGGACGGTGCGGCAGAAGAGATCCTCAAGCGTTTGGAGGCATGGCGATGA
- a CDS encoding radical SAM/SPASM domain-containing protein: protein MAEIKPNYDTKRKKLADIIPLAQPFTVYIEQTKYCNFKCFYCIHSTRDEAGGEFQKLGHRMLHMDEAYFDKIVHDLKEFPKGGVKRIVFSGLGEPLTNPLLPTFVKKIVDADIAGRVEVITNGLLLTPEKSDALVAAGITNINISVQGLDAAGYEKTCGVRIDFEQYLENLRYLFAHKKDTAIYIKAIDATVPTKEEQERFLSLFSPMADRIYIEHLVVMQQQMEDLKGVVDGSKNFYGEELDLDRKVCAQSFYFLQIGCEGHTFPCPVPGLGRGLSMGNAKEQSLVEIWNGPKRRAFLRMLLQKRKDEVPECRGCTCFNAINNPAEDLDADAERLLPLFS, encoded by the coding sequence ATGGCAGAAATCAAACCGAATTATGACACGAAGAGGAAGAAGCTTGCGGACATCATACCGCTGGCGCAGCCTTTCACCGTATACATCGAGCAGACGAAATACTGCAACTTCAAGTGCTTTTACTGCATCCATTCGACGCGCGACGAGGCGGGCGGCGAGTTCCAGAAGCTCGGGCACCGCATGCTGCACATGGATGAGGCGTACTTTGATAAGATCGTGCACGATCTCAAAGAGTTCCCGAAGGGCGGTGTCAAGCGCATCGTCTTTTCGGGGCTGGGTGAGCCGCTGACGAATCCGCTTTTGCCGACGTTCGTCAAAAAGATCGTCGACGCCGACATCGCGGGGCGTGTGGAGGTCATCACGAATGGGCTTCTGCTCACGCCCGAGAAGAGCGACGCACTCGTCGCGGCGGGTATCACGAACATCAACATCTCCGTGCAGGGGCTCGACGCCGCCGGCTATGAGAAGACGTGCGGCGTGCGCATCGACTTCGAGCAGTATCTCGAAAACCTGCGCTACCTCTTTGCTCACAAGAAGGATACGGCGATCTACATCAAGGCGATCGACGCGACCGTGCCGACGAAAGAGGAGCAGGAACGCTTCCTTTCGCTCTTCAGCCCGATGGCGGATCGCATCTATATCGAGCATCTCGTCGTCATGCAGCAGCAGATGGAAGACCTCAAGGGTGTCGTGGACGGCTCGAAGAATTTCTACGGCGAGGAGCTCGACCTCGACCGCAAGGTCTGCGCGCAGTCCTTCTACTTTCTGCAGATCGGCTGCGAGGGGCATACGTTTCCCTGTCCCGTGCCCGGACTGGGCAGGGGGCTGTCGATGGGCAATGCGAAGGAGCAGTCGCTCGTCGAGATCTGGAACGGCCCGAAGCGCCGGGCATTTTTGCGCATGCTGCTGCAAAAGCGCAAGGATGAGGTGCCCGAGTGTCGCGGCTGCACATGCTTCAATGCGATCAATAATCCGGCGGAGGATCTCGATGCGGATGCAGAAAGACTCCTGCCGCTCTTTTCCTGA